TCAGTTTTAGAACCAACGTTAAGCACAGCCAAATACTGCCCAGAACCAAGCTCATTAGCAGAAATAGAAACTTTAATCAAACCAGGTTCACGAAAACCATCAACTAGAGATTTAACTTCTTTACCAAGAGAATTAAATAATTTAAGTGAAACAAAGTTAGCTGCTGAAACGTTAAACTCAAAAGTAGAGTTGTCAACAATAGGATTCGGATAATTTTTTAAACCAAGTAATTTAGAAGAAGAAGAATTAAAAACTTCTTCTTTAACATCAGAGATAAAAATAATATATCTAGAAATAGAATTCCAAAAACCTTGGTAATTATAAAGAGCAGGATTCTGAGAAAAACCAATAACAGTTTGTCCAACAGTCCCAGCAAGAACCATAGTTCCAGCAGAAGCTTTGGTAGCACCTTGCGAGATAACACTAACAGGTATTATAGTTGATTGAGCAGATAAGTTATAACCTATCAGCAATAACAATATAACAATTGATTTTATATTTTTCATACTATTGAATTATTAAAATTAAGGTTGAACTGGAATCCAATTTGCACCACTAACTGTTGAAACAAAAAGCAATTTTACAGCTCTACCAGGGTTAACATTAAAAGCACCTACAGTTGTATTAGTAATTGTAACAACTCCACCTGAGTTATTTACTAAATGTATGTTTGCTCCATCAACTAAAGGAGCTCCAGTCGGTATTGAAACATTACCTGCGGTTGTAACTACAAGAATTGCATCATCAACAACTGATCCTGAAGAATAAGGATTTTGGTATGAAGTAGAAAAAGTACCATTTGCTATAGTCAAACCATTACCACCCTGATTTGCAGTAGTTGAAACTCTTATTCCTCTTGAAGAAGAAGAATTATTTGAATTTGTAATATTGGCAGCCCAGCCAGTTCCATTTGTAGCAGCTTGCAAAGCGTCATTACCATTTGCAGCATTCACATTTTCAAATCTTCCACCAACTCCAGTACCACCAGAAATTCCTGTTTGCCCTAGAACACCAATACCATCTTTTGTATTAAATCCACGTACACCATAACCCGAAGAATCATTTCTTCCAACAACAGCACCAACTCCATTTCCTCCTCTATTACGACCAACAACAGCTTCACCGAAAGTGTTGTCACCTATAACGCCTGCAGCTGAAATAGAAGAAGTAATACCCCAAAGAGCATTTCCACCAGCACTTGTAGCAAAAACTCCAGGTCCTACACCAGTTTGTAATACATCAACTCCCCTTGCACCATTAGATGCATTATTTAATTGAATACTAACTCCTGAACCTATTCCATTTGTTGATACATTTACAGCTGTAGTTACGCTTGATGGATTTGAAATTTGGAATTTC
Above is a window of Chlorobiota bacterium DNA encoding:
- a CDS encoding T9SS type A sorting domain-containing protein produces the protein MKNIKSIVILLLLIGYNLSAQSTIIPVSVISQGATKASAGTMVLAGTVGQTVIGFSQNPALYNYQGFWNSISRYIIFISDVKEEVFNSSSSKLLGLKNYPNPIVDNSTFEFNVSAANFVSLKLFNSLGKEVKSLVDGFREPGLIKVSISANELGSGQYLAVLNVGSKTDRINVIVLK